The Plasmodium yoelii strain 17X genome assembly, chromosome: 4 genome has a window encoding:
- a CDS encoding microneme associated antigen, putative: MQDHFFNGKFNIFNGTLFGNLCKINANQYKGKDSESVELKDDIHLRSRNDKNKSTQNLALEETDSNILSYGNAEKIKKNLNSQLIYSYYNNFATNKYIEYGPDQKGVKNMHTYRHNDSEYGKSEYGKSGYGKNGYGTNECGKNTHLRNVDRINNYNLNLNNKAINKQSNYEHIKNNNKNESLFFKEDNTIYNEFKNLKNDILELQIMNVNLQKQFLTSHILNNSNAIPQHIIINNKTEVASNSLTQLENNNNNNNNNNKKKKGLIYFLLKKILSSKINQMLIVSSFFISIYIAHKHWQRALKIAEIQSKVNSNFILKTVKTIEEMVGIRNR, from the coding sequence ATGCAagatcatttttttaatggaaaatttaacatttttaatggAACTCTTTTTGGCAATCTGTGCAAAATAAATGCGAATCAATATAAAGGAAAAGATTCAGAATCTGTAGAATTAAAAGATGATATCCATCTTAGAAGTAGAAATGATAAAAACAAAAGTACACAAAACTTGGCACTGGAAGAAACTGACTCAAATATATTAAGTTATGGTAATgcagaaaaaataaaaaaaaatttaaattcgCAACTCATTTATTCGTATTACAACAATTTTGCaacaaacaaatatatcGAATATGGCCCAGATCAAAAGGgtgtaaaaaatatgcacacGTATAGACACAATGATAGTGAATATGGCAAGAGTGAATATGGCAAGAGTGGATATGGAAAGAATGGCTACGGCACGAATGAATGTGGCAAGAATACACATTTAAGGAACGTAGACAGAATTAACAactataatttaaatttaaataataaagcaATAAATAAGCAATCGAATTatgaacatataaaaaataataataaaaatgaatcattattttttaaagaagataatacaatttataatgaatttaaaaatctaaaaaatgatatattagAATTACAAATTATGAATGTAAATTTACAGAAACAATTTTTAACTAgccatattttaaataattcaaatgcAATACCAcaacatataataataaataataaaactgaAGTAGCTTCAAATTCTCTTACTCAACttgaaaataacaataataataataataataataacaaaaaaaaaaaaggtcttatttattttttattaaaaaaaatactaagcagtaaaataaatcaaatgcTTATTGTatcatctttttttatttcaatttaTATTGCTCACAAACATTGGCAACGTGCACTAAAAATAGCGGAAATCCAATCTAAAGTAAAttctaattttattttaaaaactgTCAAAACGATAGAGGAGATGGTAGGAATTCGAAATCGGTAG
- a CDS encoding mitochondrial ribosomal protein L27 precursor, putative, giving the protein MFFPREIFKHFNNLTNFPFIKIQNGNKINSIVTYFNNGFVVKSSLRQHTFYSINNNIRDINKEGIKKNFINKKNICTSNILCTNFGKNMNMLINCLQNVNYNIWNYSNNNGTNFIKMFKRNKMVKTSSYRRKSRSSPNGQGQKAKIGIKRLSGEYVQTGQLLVKQRKIIAFNYEKKTRKRNFKYYPGENVKVAKNTSLISLTNGRVKYTFHVLQNILIVNVIPEELEELHEDDLYRYRTEHIKSFEENRSLIYLRMKNIVTFPKFKNTQYIKPPIKPQFLTKYDIYDNPTLQDVPILYHKRD; this is encoded by the coding sequence ATGTTTTTTCCTAGGGAAatatttaaacattttaacaatttaacaaattttccttttataaaaatacaaaatgggaataaaataaattcaatAGTAACTTATTTTAACAATGGATTTGTCGTAAAATCTAGTTTAAGACAACACACGTTTTATtccataaataataatattaggGATATTAATAAGgaaggaataaaaaaaaattttataaacaaaaaaaatatatgcacaagcaatatattatgtacaaattttggaaaaaatatgaacatgtTAATAAATTGTTTACAAAATgtgaattataatatatggaattatagtaataataatggtacaaattttataaaaatgtttaaaagaaataaaatggTTAAAACTAGTTCATATCGAAGAAAAAGTCGAAGTTCACCAAATGGGCAAGGCCAAAAAGCTAAAATTGGAATTAAAAGATTAAGTGGTGAATATGTACAGACAGGTCAATTATTAGTTAAgcaaagaaaaattattgcatttaattatgaaaaaaaaacaagaaaaagaaattttaaatattatccAGGTGAAAATGTAAAAGTAGCAAAAAATACAAGTTTAATATCTTTAACAAATGGAAGAGTTAAATATACATTTCAtgttttacaaaatatattaattgttAATGTAATTCCAGAAGAGCTAGAAGAATTACATGAAGATGATTTATACAGATATAGAACAGAACATATCAAATCTTTTGAGGAAAATAgaagtttaatatatttaagaatgaaaaatattgttaCATTTCCTAAATTTAAAAACACACAATATATTAAACCCCCAATTAAGCCACAATTTTTGACAAAATATGACATTTATGATAACCCAACTCTACAAGACGTTCCAATTTTGTACCACAAAAGGGATTAA
- a CDS encoding zinc finger protein, putative produces the protein MDKNMKENKIERYHNHNKNKTKRWIDLPENRDILSNSVNKCFINIPQEKSKFKLRRMYTIDSADLVYGPKLYELPKTDQMNSSENKKYFSSEKKKKKDCNYEAKNKTRCLMDKKSEPTINSPIVPMENNDDKIPSFGTQFHEKGTCNPCRYEWTRGCHMGKFCRFCHHSSHVPIGTARVVPDPKTLATTKVRPENILTNQKIASYTETLNSLVEPKPPSNSHNDRTKTNNNYQLIEHVTKFDCNNVIICQDDGSQNNYPFSKKLQNIPKLSNNPNKKKNYKNNNYYVGPYNLNNMDPLYIPYINFANHMNDYDQSIYNYFLINPYFYSTFKNYILPNTLVNTIPQNNMIKTIKHMNPIMGNYVIQSITS, from the exons atggataaaaacatgaaagaaaataaaatagaaagATATCATAATcacaacaaaaataaaacaaaaaggTGGATTGATTTACCAGAAAATCGAGATATATTATCTAATTCTGTTAATAAgtgttttattaatattcccCAGGAAAAAAGTAAATTCAAATTAAGAAGAATGTACACAATAGATTCTGCTGATTTAGTTTATGGAcctaaattatatgaacttCCAAAAACCGACCAAATGAACAGttcagaaaataaaaaatatttttctagcgaaaaaaaaaaaaaaaaggattgTAATTATGAGGCCAAGAATAAAACTCGTTGTCTTATGGATAAAAAATCAGAGCCAACAATAAATTCACCAATTGTACCTATGGAGAATAACGATGATAAGATTCCATCCTTCGGAACACAATTCCACGAAAAGG gAACTTGCAACCCCTGCCGATATGAATGGACCAGAGGATGTCACATGGGCAAGTTTTGCAGATTTTGTCATCATTCTTCTCATGTTCCTATTGGAACTGCTCGAGTTGTTCCAGATCCCAAAACTTTAGCAACAACAAAAGTTAGGCCAGAGAATATTTTAACTAACCAAAAGATAGCAa GTTACACTGAAACTTTAAATTCGCTAGTTGAACCCAAACCCCCAAGCAATTCACATAACGACAGAACAAAAACAAACAATAATTATCAATTAATTGAGCATGTCACAAAATTCGACTGTAATAATGTTATCATTTGCCAAGATGACGGTTCACAAAATAATTATCCTTTTTCAAAAAAGTTACAAAATATTCCAAAGTTGTCAAATAATcctaataaaaagaaaaattataaaaataataattattatgttgggccatataatttaaataatatggaTCCTTTATATATTCCATATATAAATTTCGCAAATCATATGAATGATTATGATCAAagtatttataattattttttaattaacccatatttttattctacattcaaaaattatatattaccTAATACATTAGTAAATACCATCCcccaaaataatatgattaagACCATTAAACATATGAACCCTATTATGGGAAATTATGTTATTCAATCTATTACATCTTGA
- a CDS encoding mitochondrial ribosomal protein L29/L47 precursor, putative — MVFFRIGQRMNFVPKRGGIEELWKNSFLDDVSIKTKQKYSQTGDAWPCILLRKKSFNDLHKLYYICLKEKNKLLGEQYFHFQNGTKMIQHGRLKKVKLTMKRILTVLSRRAIHAQCIRAKDILKKQQEREIYETQKFQLEEQLLYLKHKINILKNTSSLEKYSLKLSLTKIQNQIDQLTIILNPLRKETMHLLIPNFKYQRKYSDLPGFISWKKQNIVALRNNMDKLNKFY; from the coding sequence ATGGTTTTTTTTCGAATAGGGCAAAGAATGAACTTTGTTCCTAAAAGGGGAGGAATCGAAGAGTTATGGAAAAATAGCTTTTTGGATGATGTGAGcataaaaacaaaacaaaaatacAGCCAGACTGGCGATGCATGGCCATGCATATTATTAAGGAAGAAAAGTTTTAATGATttacataaattatattatatatgtttaaaagaaaaaaataaattattggGAGAACAATACTTTCATTTTCAAAATGGAACTAAAATGATACAACATGGTAGattaaaaaaagttaaacTAACCATGAAACGAATATTAACTGTTTTGTCAAGAAGAGCTATACATGCACAATGTATTAGAGCAAaagatattttaaaaaaacaacaagaaagagaaatatatgaaacaCAAAAATTTCAGTTAGAAGAACAATTACTttatttaaaacataaaattaatattttaaaaaatacatcATCCCttgaaaaatattcattaaaattatccttaacaaaaatacaaaatcaAATTGATCAGCTAACTATTATTCTTAATCCATTAAGAAAAGAAACTATGCATTTACTTATACCGAATTTTAAATATCAAAGGAAATATTCAGATTTACCTGGTTTTATTTCatggaaaaaacaaaatattgtAGCCTTAAGAAATAATATGGACAAACTAAACAAATTTTACTAG